In Vicinamibacteria bacterium, the genomic stretch CGTGGCATCCTGACTCGCCCACATGACGGGCGCTACGGCCAGGAGGGCCGGAAGTAAGGCACGTGGAGCGTCGAGACCCCCGCCGACGTTTGGCGGACGCCGCGGGAAGCGTGAACGGCACATTCAGGACGCCGACTCCGAGTCAAAGAACCCGCCGCGTCCGCCGCCGGTCGATTCTGGCTCGTAGGGCCCGGCTTGGCCGCGAGGCGAAGGATGCTTGGGGCGCTGACCACCACCGTCTAAGCGGTCAGCTCGGGGTTCGGATTGCGCCCGAAAGGCGTGCGGGGGAGGCGCAACGCCGCCGATACGTAGGCCCAAAGCCCCTCGGGGGGCGGGGCATCCGCCGGCGGGGAGCCGTCCCCGCGCTGCGGCCCCGCGGTGCCCGTCCTGACGTACTTCCCAACCACGGTGGCCGTGCCCCCCGGCTCATGATCGGACGCGGGGACCGTTCGGCTGAACTCGCCGACCAGCACAGTCACCACGTTCCGTCCGGGCAGGGCGAGGACGCGGTCGAGCAAGATAGCGAGAGACGGCGTGATGGGCTTCATGACTTCCCGGGCGGCAACGCCCGCGTCGTCCTCATGGGTGTCGAATTGGCGATCCGTCCGGCCCGTGTAAGCGGGTTGCGCGAAGATGACGCTGGCGTCGGCACGGACCAGCGATTCCACGGCCACGAAGGTCGCTCGCTGGTCCTCGATGGCCGTGGTCTCCCGGGGCATCCCGTAGACATCGCACAGGGCATCAAACTCCCGGGCCCCGAGACGGCGTGGCAGATCACCGAAGGCAAGGACCCGCTCGATTGTAGCGCCGCCCTCCGCGGGTGGATCGGCGGCCACCCCCGCGGGCAGCCCCAGGTCGTTGACGACCGCACAGCGAAAAGGCCCCTCCGGCATCAGGGCCGCGAGACGGAGGAGCTGGCTGCGCGGCCCTGTCTCCAAGACGGCGGCGCGCGCCTTCTCGTGCGGTCTGACCACGCCATGCTGGAAGTTGATCGAGGCCATATGCGCCCGGGCCGCCGGGGGCAGCGCCCCTAGCGACCCCGCGTCGACGAAAAGGCCGTTGCCCAGAGCGCGAACCCTGTTGGTGGTCACGCCGAAGGCGCCGCTGGAAAGGAAGGAGTCCGCGCTGTTGAAGAGACCGGCCGGGCCCCCGTTGAGCCAGAGGACGACCAGCGTCGGGCGCTCTTCCGGCGGGGGGGCGTCTCCTTGGAGGCGGTTGCCCAGCACGAGCGCTCCCGCGAACGCAGCTCCGCCCCGAAGCACGGTCCGTCTGGTCATGGCTCGTTTCGACATGGGCTCCCTCCCTCAGGCCTTAGCCCCCGAGCGGCAGTGTGGCGCCTCTTATTCAATAAGTCCAGGACATTGATATTATTGAATCAATAAGTCATACTTATTGAATGGAGCTGCGCCACCTGCGCTACTTTCTGGCCATCGCCAAGGAGAGGAGCTTCACGGCCGCCGCGGAGCGGCTGGGCGTGGCCCAGCCCGCTCTGTCTCAGCAGATCCGGGCGCTTGAAGGCGAGCTCGGGGTGACCCTGATCGAACGCGGGGCGCGCACGAAGGGGCTCACGGACGCGGGGATTTCGTTCGCGGTCCGGGCCCGCCGCATCCTGCTCGAGAGTGAGGGCGCGGTGGAGGAGATGGCTGCCTTCGCCGGCGCCCGTCTGGGCCGGGTGCGCTTTGGCTCCGCACTGCAGTCTCTCATGCAAGCCCGGGGGGCGGCGCTGCTGGCCGAGTTTCGCCGGCTCCATCCTGGCTTCCGCGTCGCCTTCCGCGAAGCGCACACCCGGCCCCTGCTCGAGCTCTTGGCCCGCGGCCGGCTCGACCTCGCGCTGGTCCACCTTGGGAAAGGCGGCGGCCCCCCGGCCCTGAAGATCGACTTCGAACGCGTGCCGGTCGAGATCGAGCGGCTCTACGAGGAGCCTTTGGTGCTGGCGGTCGGACCTCGCCATCGCCTGGCGGGCCGGAGTGAGGTGCGCTGGAGGGACCT encodes the following:
- a CDS encoding LysR family transcriptional regulator; the encoded protein is MELRHLRYFLAIAKERSFTAAAERLGVAQPALSQQIRALEGELGVTLIERGARTKGLTDAGISFAVRARRILLESEGAVEEMAAFAGARLGRVRFGSALQSLMQARGAALLAEFRRLHPGFRVAFREAHTRPLLELLARGRLDLALVHLGKGGGPPALKIDFERVPVEIERLYEEPLVLAVGPRHRLAGRSEVRWRDLAQEEFVSFGVGSTIRELAARAARQAHLEIRSPVSAANLGTIRAFVSAGLGVAVLPQVALTLPGPPLRGLRLTAPELTRVVALARNTIRYQSPAASAFTDFLRARLRP